In Litoribrevibacter albus, a single window of DNA contains:
- a CDS encoding Maf family protein, translated as MTLILASQSPRRRELLEQLGVTFHCCPADIDETPFQQENPNDYVLRLAIEKAQAVANTNPDTWVLGSDTSVVIDNIILGKPESKAHGVDMLLSLSNRKHEVLTGIALVHNDECHSRLVSAQVCFREISRSMAEAYWHTQEPCDKAGAYGIQGKGGMLVRSIEGSYSAVVGLPLAETAELLMDVEIEGWWSWPQE; from the coding sequence ATGACATTAATACTCGCGTCTCAGTCTCCTCGTCGAAGAGAGTTGCTTGAGCAGCTAGGGGTGACGTTTCACTGCTGTCCGGCAGATATTGATGAAACGCCTTTTCAGCAAGAAAATCCTAACGACTATGTGTTGCGTTTGGCGATTGAGAAAGCACAGGCGGTTGCTAATACGAATCCTGATACGTGGGTATTAGGTTCGGATACTAGTGTGGTGATTGATAATATCATTCTGGGCAAGCCTGAATCGAAAGCGCATGGCGTAGATATGCTGCTGAGTTTGTCTAACCGTAAGCACGAAGTGTTAACGGGTATTGCGCTGGTTCACAATGACGAATGCCATTCTCGACTGGTTTCTGCGCAGGTGTGTTTCCGCGAGATATCAAGAAGCATGGCGGAAGCCTATTGGCATACGCAAGAACCCTGCGATAAGGCAGGGGCGTATGGTATTCAGGGAAAAGGTGGAATGTTAGTGCGCTCAATTGAGGGCAGTTACAGTGCTGTGGTTGGGCTGCCGTTGGCAGAAACTGCGGAATTACTCATGGATGTAGAAATAGAAGGGTGGTGGTCATGGCCTCAGGAATAA
- the mreD gene encoding rod shape-determining protein MreD, whose amino-acid sequence MNDHTPKNWYWPFCAGIFCALLLELWPLPDWLAVARPEWMALILIFWVMFLPYKVGVISCWLVGLVVDIFKGDNLGLNAIKYAVIAYLCLTLYQRMRMFNLFQQSMMVFLMLGLTKLMSYWWQERVGSISDVLWFLLPSLVSALLWPSMYHMIRRLNLRWHIH is encoded by the coding sequence ATGAATGATCATACCCCCAAGAATTGGTACTGGCCATTTTGCGCGGGGATCTTCTGTGCCTTGTTGTTGGAGTTGTGGCCTTTACCTGATTGGTTAGCTGTGGCGCGTCCTGAATGGATGGCGTTGATTTTAATCTTTTGGGTGATGTTTCTTCCTTACAAAGTGGGGGTTATCAGCTGTTGGCTTGTCGGGCTGGTAGTCGATATCTTCAAAGGAGATAACCTCGGGCTGAATGCCATCAAGTATGCGGTGATTGCCTACCTGTGTCTTACCTTGTACCAGCGAATGCGGATGTTTAATTTGTTTCAACAGTCGATGATGGTGTTCTTAATGCTGGGGCTTACTAAGTTAATGAGTTATTGGTGGCAAGAACGAGTAGGTTCGATTTCAGATGTATTATGGTTTTTGTTGCCGTCTCTGGTCAGTGCGCTGTTGTGGCCGTCGATGTACCACATGATTCGCCGTTTAAATCTTAGATGGCATATTCACTAA
- the mreC gene encoding rod shape-determining protein MreC, producing the protein MKSIFSSGSSLYMRLLIVAVLSAILILIDKTTNWLDPAKRVIGLTTVPFYHLLDIPYETAEVVDDMLTSRADLIEMNKKLASENIILKKNMQRMAALTAENIRLRETLGGSKRVDVDHMLTEVVSVDPDPFVHRTVVDVGLNNGVQEGWPVIDAKGLIGQVVEVGYHYSRVLLITDSTHAVPVEVHRNGTRAIAVGTGDINELKLIYVADTADVVEGDLLLTSGLGGKFPPGYPVARVTSVYHDPGRPYALVKALPVAELDRSRQWLVLKTPKAEIEQDFIERNAQKEAGVAK; encoded by the coding sequence ATGAAGTCGATTTTTAGTTCAGGTTCATCTCTTTATATGCGGTTACTTATTGTAGCTGTGTTATCTGCCATCCTGATTTTGATCGATAAGACCACCAACTGGTTGGACCCGGCTAAGCGTGTAATTGGGTTAACCACCGTTCCCTTCTATCATTTACTGGACATTCCTTACGAGACCGCTGAAGTAGTCGACGATATGTTGACCAGCCGAGCTGACTTAATTGAAATGAACAAGAAGTTGGCCTCGGAGAACATCATCCTCAAGAAGAACATGCAACGAATGGCGGCATTAACGGCTGAAAATATCCGGTTGCGTGAAACCTTGGGTGGTTCCAAACGTGTTGATGTTGATCATATGCTAACGGAAGTAGTGAGCGTTGATCCTGATCCGTTTGTGCATCGTACGGTTGTTGATGTGGGGTTAAATAACGGCGTTCAGGAAGGGTGGCCGGTTATTGATGCGAAAGGGCTGATCGGACAAGTTGTTGAGGTGGGTTATCACTACTCTCGTGTTCTTTTGATTACCGACAGTACCCATGCGGTTCCTGTGGAAGTTCATCGTAATGGAACGCGCGCCATTGCTGTAGGAACCGGTGATATTAATGAACTGAAACTCATTTATGTTGCCGATACTGCTGATGTTGTGGAAGGGGATTTGTTACTCACCTCTGGCTTGGGGGGTAAGTTTCCACCAGGCTACCCTGTGGCACGCGTGACCTCGGTCTATCACGATCCGGGGAGGCCGTATGCGTTGGTTAAGGCGTTGCCTGTTGCTGAATTGGATCGCAGTCGCCAGTGGTTGGTATTGAAAACGCCAAAAGCAGAAATAGAGCAGGATTTCATTGAGCGAAATGCCCAGAAAGAGGCTGGAGTTGCGAAATGA